The Apostichopus japonicus isolate 1M-3 chromosome 20, ASM3797524v1, whole genome shotgun sequence nucleotide sequence CTCTATTTACGATAAAAGattgtatatatagtaaaaacaaacaattttttattccCAATTTCCCACTGTTGTTTATACAGTTTGCAGTGTCTTTGGATGTAAATCATTCCTTGAATCTTTAAATTTCATGTAAAGACAACACTGTTTTGGAAATTGTAATTTCATGGCATGAAACCCTTCAGTTAAATGTTTCATCTTCAAAAGTGTCCCACAATATTAATATAGCACTTGGAGAGTCGTCAAAGTCATATTTTGAAGTCATCGTGGAGTGAAGGGAgtttctaattaatttaattaataataattaaataattaagttCTTTGTCATATGTTAGTGCTCAAATTTATATGTAAATTCAATCCCtacaatttcaaaatatttagtCACTTGATGGAAATAATACAAAGTGCTTAAAGAATCTAGTGAGTAACATCCAGTTCATGGTACTTAAATTGTTGCATGAAGAGCAACTACTGTGAACTTATTGCAAGGCCATTCGTCCCTTTTCCCGGCCCCAATATTAGGGTTTCTTTATGATTAAATTCATACAGAGATCAAGACTCTTTATAAACCTTATAGCTAAAAGAGTTAGTCTACTTGGcatgttaaagggtgtgaagactcgcgcaaaaagaaacgtctaatgccggtaatctgacctagtttcgaatgaggtgtaacagaagtgttagacaccaccatcgatcccagaaaatacacacacagcttgctaccgtcggtaattagacactagtgtacagtcagtacatacagctgcggtcaatacccacagcacattgtataaacgatacagcgattgacatctcaggtccagctaaagataacaaggtatcacgtttcattactgtctgcattttgtagcgacacagtaaaacgtcacttgcaagcaacagtaagttaactttttcaaatggcCCCACGCAGTTTGGGTCGATGCCTTCGATGCCTTTTAAAGAATCTAGTGAGTAACATCCAGTTCACGGTATTTATACTGCTGCATGAAGAGCAGCTACTGTGAAACTTATTGCAAGGCCATTCGTCCCTTCCTGGGCCCCAGTGTTGGGGTTTCTTAATATTATTAAATTCATACAGATATCAAGATTTTTTATAAACCTTATACTGTAGCTATATAAGGGTTAGTCTACTTGGCATGTTAATGAAAGTCTGTGTGCACGGGTGATGTCTTTCTATGCATATTGCTGTCtgccatacagtacagtgtggcAATTTACCAGTAGAACAAAGTAGGCTACATATACATGGTTTTCAGTCATGGGAGATATTGCATATCTAGAGTAAATTCATATAGAGTGTAACTACATTTAAAAAGTGACATGAAAGGAAGCAAGCCTGTGTCTGATACATTAAGTTTAATAGTTTATAGTGCAGTACAATTGTTGTTTATACAATcataatttttattgttttgatttgttaaaacttctttGGCCATGATACTGAGAAGTTGTAAGTTCTAACCCCGAAAACCATGTCTAAAATGTCCCCAACAATTTGAGGTTGAAGCTTAAAGTTGTTACATAATTTGAGTTTATATTACAGGACAGTGTCTGTTTGTATCAATTACATGTGTTTTTACATAATGGGTTTTCTATATAAACCCTTTACCAGCTTCCTGGTTGACTGGACTACACAGACTGCCATACATCTATTACAATTTCATGAATAAAGTATGCATTGAGTGCCATTTATAACCATAACCATTAACCAATATACTCTCTAAGCTAGAAGCCATTGCAGTACTCTGCAGTACTGTGTGTCTCAATTTGGAAATCTATAAATACAGCTTGCACTTTCATCTCCACTTTGATGGTTCATCATATGTAATTGCCAGTGTGACCTTGTGAGTTTCATTTGATTTAAAGCACTCTGTACTGTTTATTGAACGGTGGATGTTGAAGCTGATTCTGTATTGCTTTTGGTACTTACAATCTGTGTATCGGTACTCATAGGGCAGAGGTGTTTGCGTGGGGCTTGCGGgaaggaaggggagggaggagagggaggaagTCCAAGTGAGTTTAGAAACCGTAACTTCAGGTTTTGGTTTCCGTTGTTAACATCTCAATAGATCAATGCTGTACAATTTTGATCTTGCAAAATGGACACTATATCCATTGATGGCAGTCAACAGAGCCATATAAGTGGAACAGACAATTTTGCCTGCATGTGCATTTGTAATGTAATTTCTTCTTTATATATTTCTAGCAGTTACCCTTATTTTCACTTTGTTCCTTGTGACTTTGGTGAACACCTCTTAGCGTGATTTCTTGAAAGGAAAAATTAAGCCCTTAACATCTTGATACAAGTGATTGCTACCAGGGTCTGTTTATATCTTTTGTATATAAAACAAGAAGATACACTTAATAGATAGGAACAGCTACTCGGTATTATATGAAAGATCTGTGAGCTAGTTGATTAAGATGTTTATCTAAGTGTAATTAACTCCAACCAACTATTAAAGTGAATCAAATAGAAGCTCATGTGTAAGTGTCTGAAGACTGCTAAGGAACACCTGGCAGTTGTTGTTGGATTACCTAAAGAAACACAACATTTAATACAGTGTGAAGTGTTTGATATTATTGTACATAATAATCAGATACCAATGGGGTTCATCTTTGTAAATCATAAACAATCCTCTCGACTGCTTGGAGTGATCTAAACTATATAGCTCATTCTTTCTCGTTTAGGGTTTTGAGGTTAATAGGTTTAACAGGTGTTTGGTAGTTCCCAATTGCTTGTTGGTACAATATACTGGAAGTGAGCCTCCCTTTCATTGGTTGGAAGAATAATATCTCTTACTATGAATACataatacatttaaatctaTGAAAACATATTTAGTCTGGATTTTTATCTTTTAATCAGCTCACGGTTGatgtgtttttcttcttctgtcgCAGGGACTCTTCTTCCGAGGCTGCTTCCAACAGAAGGATCAGCTCACCAATTTTAAGGACCGATGACCTGAGGGAAGCCCACGAGCGTCTCGAAACACCGCCTCCTACCAAACCCAGAAAACTAGTCACCCCTGCAGTGGGCAAGAGGGGTGTGGACACCCCAGTTAAAGCGATCAAAATCCAAACAGACAGGAATAAGAACAGCAGCAAACCTGGCGGCACCAATGATACAATCTATGAAGACAGGGAGTCCCCTCAGACGCAGTCACCACTGAGGCCGGACGGTGACAACAGAAGAAGTGGCGCTTACACCCCTCCGAACAGGAACCGCAGGCCCGACTCTAAGATATCGCCGCAGGGGAAGCCCCCTCTCAGACGGGAGAAATCAATAACTCAACGTCGGGAGGAAGAGAGGCAGATCCAGAAATCGAGAGCTTTCAGCAATTCTTATGAACTGTCAGCTGATCTGTATAATAAACAAgtaagtcaaaggtcatataaGATAACTAACTATAGACTACCATTTCAATTTCAAGAAGAATGCAGAAAAGTGGGCTTTTAGTTTGGTAATTGTCAGGTCAAGTTTTAATACTTCATCAAAGTATGACAGATCAACAAGTATGACATCATCCTTCTGGACATTAGAGGAAATAACCTTTACCCCTCATGATGGCACTCTTatattttccccctccccctgataAACCTTCAAACATCCCACAACCCAATCTCTCCCctttcccctctcccctctcccctccccctcctaccAACCAACAACAGATAACGTCAGGATAGGATTGTGTCAGTCTCAATGCCATTAACCTACAAAATACCACGTAAGGATAAAGACAAAAATAACAATAGATATTTAATACGTCATTCGTTTGAGCATGCTGTCCCTCATCTGAGAGAAAATACAATTGTTATGTTTGGTCATCCGATTCTAAATTGTTGACGTACGTCTAGATTTCAAACCAAGTGCAAAGTTAACAATGACTTATGACTTTTGAAGTGTGGATATAAAACGGTATACCTTAATGAGTGGTCCATCAATCTCGTTCTTTTTTGACGAAAAACGAGAAGGGATTTTTGGTCGGTTCATACATACGTTATCTGATCTCCCAAGTCTAGTTCTGTTGCCGTGGCAGCGAGCAGTTAGGTCAACGGGAAGTGCTTGTCATTATGTCATTGCCCAATGGGCGTTTCTGTTTACATACTTTACCTAAGGTAACCCCACACCGAGGCAGGGGTAGTTATTTGGTCATTTGAGATCCACTGACGTATTGCCCTATGATGATTTCCTCTTCATGAAGAGATTCCTTTTAACTAAGCTTTGTCTTGGAACCGAAACAATAGTGATTGTTGATTGTCATGGCTATTTTATCTGATAATTATTAAATAGACCAACTTCGGGAAATGTCACAACTTACatggaaattttttttatttttaaacgaaAGAAAAGGGAATTGACAATGTGGCATATTTGCgttaatttatttttacaatCCTTCCCTCGAAAACGAGTTATTAATCATAAGGGGTTTCTAAAAGCTTTTGAAGGCTGCATTTTACAAACTTAAATTTTGGTGTCTCAAACTAGCGCACAAATCTAGTTTCAGAATTGAAACTTGAAAGGTAAACCAGAGGGAATGTAATGCTGTTAGTTTAATTTCATTGCTTGCGACAAAGTTGGAACACATTTCATCATGTGACATGATCATGTGACAAGAAACAGAATTGTTTCCTGCTCAAAGAAATATGTCAAGCACAGATTGAATTTATTCATGTTACACGAAACTTCAGTAGTTACATTCCAAGATTATTCCTTAAAGAATATTTTAAGATCATCTGAAACGTATTAACCTCTATAGTGTTTAGATAGATTTCATCGAGTAAAGTATCTCTATCGTGAATGCAGATAGTTCCTCGCTCCTCTCGAGACCTAAGTTCTTTTTTTCATCCTACCTCGATCCTGCTTCCTCGACAGGTTGAAATGCTAGAGAGGAGGTACGGTGGTCGACAAAGAGCCCAGTCAGCAGCCAGAGTCATTCAGGAAGCCTATCGTAAATACGAGATGAATCGTGAATTTCAGAAACTACGAAGGACCCGCTCCGAGTCGCGCATCTCCAAATACTTGGACCACCATCTACGCAACACCAAGGAGTGGGGTGTGCACAGCAACCGTGCAAAGGTCATGGTGATAGAGGAACCTCCTGGAGGTGAGGTAGAGGCGAGGGGCGGTGGGATTGATCAGCAGAGGCTACGCAAAAGTGAGACGATAGACCTCTCTGAGGTGAACGGCAAGCGTAGTAACGGACCTCTACAACACAGGAACAATTGCAATAACGTCGGACCCAAGGGAATCCCAGATTCAAGAACTACTAAAACTCTGACTCAGACACAGACTTCTAAGAAAGTGGTTGTCAAGGTGACCCTGCAACGCAACGAAGACGGCGTTGAGGTACCTAGGTTCACTGACAGCATGGAGAGCAGTATAGAACGGAGGAGGGACTTTATGCCTCCGACCGTGGACAGGGCTGGTCCCCACAAAGCTGCTCGATCAGTGGAGAGGAAAGTCATCATTACCACTCAAAATGAAAGTTTCATCGCAAGGAACACTAGTCCCGTGCCGTCACGGTCTCCCAGTGGAAACTTTGCCCGGCAAGGGCACCCAGCGAAAGCTTCCATGATTCCTATACCAAGCGATCACAGAGGAGGAGCTGTACCCAGTCCCCCTACCAGGGTCACTGGCCCCCCCAATATTAAATCCAAACAGCCCCCACCTCCACCACAGCGGCAGTACGGTAGTCCCAACACATCTCCACGTCCTTCAGTGGATTACAACAGATCAGGAATAGACACTAGCACCACCACACAGGTCAAAGTGCAAGATGTATCAGGTTCCACAGGAAGGAAAGCGGTCGTTGATACGTCTGATTCACTACAAAGCAGAGAGGAAGATAGGAAGGAAGGAGTGTCCAGTGAACAATCGATGGGAGATCAGTATTACAGAGACTCACAGTCATCGCAACAACAGATCGACAGGCAGGACAACAGAGCAGTACACTACGACAACACAGACGGCCAGGAGAATGGCAAAGTTGTCATAGTGACCCCAGTGGTAACGGCAGCAAACATTCCAGTACAGGCTAGCAGGAAAAAGAACCACTCCGAAGGGGATCCACTGGGGAGCAGCGCCAAGGAAATGACGTTTGATGACCGCCCGCAGTACCCTGCGACCAACACCGGTATCTCCGGGATGGAACAAAATGGACCTACCCACAGGAATAACTTTGATTTCTTGGAGATTCATAGCCCTGTACCCTCTGTGCAGATACACAAGCCTCACGGTGCCCATCAAAAGACGGACCATTATTCATCCTCGGATTCGGAAGACTCCGAGGATGAGGACACCAGGAGGCCCAGGTCCGCTACCTCGGATATGGGCCAGGCCGAACACAGTCAATTGCCCAAGGCCCGTAGCATGGGAAATATGAATTCTCCCGTTTGGAAGCGTAAAGCCATGGACCCAAACAATAAATCGAAGAGCATGTCCCTCACGAACGGCTCTGAGACCCTGCCAAGGTCCGAGACCCGGGAGAGCGTGAGTAGCGAGAGCAGTGGGTCGTCAAAGTTTACCGGCGGCGATGACTCTTCGAGTATATCGGAGAGCGTGGACAGTTTAACAGGAGAACTGAATTATAACCAAGAACTCTTTGAGAAAAGAACGTCAGCCCCATCTCTTTCAATACCGATGACTGCGACCAGAAAACGAAGGTATCGACTGGGTGTCAATCTCTTTAACAAGTGAGTGTCTTATCGTTtcgcttcttcttcttcttcttctttcaatcTGTGTGTGAAGTATGATGATATGATTACATCTTAAACTGCTCGTAGACCTTGTAAAACATGTATTTTGTATCCGCATTTTTGTAATCAAAACGGATCTGAAATTTTAAGTCACCACTATCGTCTTTTGACATGGTCATATCACATGGAAAATTTGGGATAAAAAATGATTTTCTACAACTCCTAACCACTTGCTAAAAGACAAATGTAGCAACTGTACCTTGGGGGGTACAGGAGAAGGGGATTGTTTACTGGGATGGCATTTCaccttaaaaagaaaaaattgccCCTTACTTTTAAAAAAAGTATGGTTTTGCCTGTCAGTTGTCAAGAATATAAATTAAGTTTTGGTACAAGTTCATATTCTGTCTCTTCAAACTAACTTTGCTTTTACACATcttataataaaataatctcTGGGATTGTAAAACTTGACAGCTTTAATACAGCATCAATCTAAAGCTGTGTGTGGTGTTATAATTCCATAACTGtgcattgcaaaaaaaaaagcaagctCAGGGATGTATGATATTAAAATACAATCGTAACTTTCAGCAGTATTTGGTAGGTTTTGTCAAAATTGGCAAATGGCATTTATGTAAAATGCTgaatttaaaagtaaatattcaaGACACGATGCAtgcatttcaaataaaaaaaaacagattataTTTGAAACTTGCATTATGATTCGGTTGACTCTCAGTGTGAACCTCAATTGTGTGCTGATATTAATAACTTTATGCATAGACCTTGGTTATTTTACATAGTTGTACATGTAAGATACATacaaagttgaatatttttgCTATAAAACAGCTATTTGAGTCATTTACTTTCCTTATGCTATTCATAACCAATAACCCATTTTACAGTGTAGTTCAATAGGCCTGTAATACCATGTCAGATAGAAGAGTTTATAAAGTGACGCATATTAATTACTGTACAAGTCACTTGTTTATGTCAGTctaagaccttttttttttttttcggccacaacctttttttttttttggccacgACCCAACCACGATTGCATTGGTCTTGGCCATGAACCATCGAACATAACCCCTCCTTTTTCGGTGAAATTTATCGTTGCAATGCCACTGGAATATGGTCAATTAAATGCAATGGTTGGCTCTGTTTCATTGCCAAAAGTCCATCGATCTTGTCCTTGAGTTAATCAACAATGCAATCGTGTGATCAGCAGATAGGGCCACCTTTTCCCACTTATTAATGATACCTTCACTACTTAAGATAAATACAACATGATTCTGTGGTTTCTGCAACAATCTCACAACCTAAGGAAAATCCTCTGTGACCCGGACATTGGATTTTGACCCATCTGTTGCGGTCCATCTGTTGTGTACTGGAAAATGCAAGTGATCAAATGGAATTCACTAGTTACTCGCTAGTGAACCATCTTAGTATCGATTAACACTCAGAGGTCTCCTCATTCCATGAATTGTAATTGTCTTTtttatgtacatttttgttAGGTCTGCTTAAATTGATGAGCAGATGTAATTTAAGGTTTTACTGTatgatcacatatatatattgcttagATCATCATATTCATGTATCTCCATTATAGCAATATACGGTGATAAGTTGTTTCGGAGTCAAGGCCAATCAGGAAAAATGGCAAGATTTGCTGAATGATTTATTGCTAGCCCATCAGGTTTCGTTTTCCTGAAAATTAAGAACAGCTTCCTCTTTCTACCTGTGACATTTTATGTGGGTAATGCTTAGTCAACTAAATATATAAGGCAACAGCCTGCTCACAACTTGTAGATTGGGCAGCGGCTCTCAATATATCTACAAAGTTGTAATTATTTATGGAAGAAAATTTACAAAGCCTTAATTTGGGATTAACTTTGCTTTTAAGATAGGTATTCATTGTTGACCTAAATTTAACCTCTTTTAAAGCCACAAACTGGACGGAAATTACCATGTGTTTAAAttcaaaagaaatttattttgtaaacgTGCCTAATATTGAGGTCATCTGAAGTGTGCCCAATTTCAAGTTACATTAATTGCTAAAGTTTCAAAGAATATTGTCATAACCAGACCTGGGTTGTATAATGGTTTTGAATCCAAACTTTTCTTTcataaagatatatacaatttaacaTATATCTATGATTTAAAATGCACAGATTTTATCTGTGACAAACTAAGTAAAACATTtggagaaaatgaaagaaaattacctCTTTTCTTAACCAAAAATTCAACACTCAGTATTGGCTTCTACACTTTTCATAGCAGATCTGTGTACCTAGCTTAGTACAACTTTGATAAGAATCCTGGACTATCAGTGTTGTGTTGAAAATTGTAATAGGTTTTCTCAAACTGTCATTATTCTGTTTGTTATGGCTAATTACCCTTACATTTATAGGGTCTTTTAGGGCACACAAGAAAATTGTCTAACACAGGATTTCTATGTGTATGGAACATTGCACTGTAAACCTGCAACCAGATGGAACCTAGCCCGACCTTCAACACCGGGGTGGGGTGTAATGTCTGATAATTTCTGAAAATCGTTGACAATTTTCATTCGTGTGTGGTGTGGCAATTTCAACTACTATACCTGACAAGAGGTAGTGTTAGTGTTGAGACCACTCATCAAGATTTCTGTGGGAGGAAAAGAGGTTTAATTTGGTCAGGGATCTATATTCTTCTGCTATGGATCTTGTATCCCTGTGAAACTTTCAATTAATTGAGGTGTTGGTGGGTGGAAGGGCACTTAGACTTATTGACTTATTGACAACTGGTCTTACTGTTGAGGAGTAAATATCCACTCATAAAAGTTTTAAtagaggggttggggaggggggggggaaggtgggTTAAATTTATTCAAAGGTCATATTATTCTATTGTGAACTTCTCATCCCAGGGAAGATTCCATCCAGGGGGGTGGGAGCCTGAACTTGGTCAGAGGTCATGGTACTCTACTTGCCATTTAATATCCCTGGATGAAAATGTTTAAGAGTTCTCATATATGTTTTAATGGGTAATTAATTGAACAGCGTGATAattactttatatatttttatatactttatatatccTTCGTTTAAACAAGGTTATGTATGTACTGGAAGGATGTGATCTCATCTTGTCCTTGACAAGACCTAGAAGTAACTTTAAACCTTCAGCAACATTTGATAGGCCTGGATCGGGTTATTAGGTGTCGCAATATCGTAGTATTATAAAGCAACATAAGTTCATAAGGTCTGCAGGCCACAGGGTGCAACCATACACACACAGGAAGTGCATCAGGATATTGTCCCAAGTGTTCCAAAGTTCTCCGCCTGCAATAAAATgatggtgacatatttttggTTCTCTCAGACTCTCTCTCTTCAAGTTCCTTGGTGATAGGCGATGACCTTTAGCCTCTTTGTGGACAGGTTTACTCTACTATCCTCACCCTATTAACACATTCAAACAATGATAACATTAGTATTTCATAGATTTTCTTGGTTAAACCTCTGGACTGATGTGATGGATAAATCTAGTTTTTAAATCAGAAAATAAAAGAACATGGTGATGTGATGGAAGGGGACATTTGAGGGTGAAACTGGGGGGAGGGAGTTGGGAGGGGGGAATCCCACTGGTATGAAGCCAAACATATTAAGCTCTGAGTTATAATTTCTGtattgaaaagaacagatatgCTTGAGTGTATTTCTATATGATATTTCTGATTATGgattcatattaatatatatcatcACAATAATTTTAAAACGCTATGTATTTAACGTTTATTCTTTTTTCAGTTTTTCtataaatatcttttttttcatgttacttTACAGGAAACCAGAGAAAGGTATCAAATTTCTGGTGGAAAACAAATTCTTAGACAACTCTCCCAACGAAGTCGCCAAATTCTTGCTAACTCATTCCGGTTTCTGCAAACAGAAGATCGGAGAATATCTGGGAAATTTACAGAAAGATTTCAACATGATGGTCTTAGAGTAAGTAAATCAATTCTGATCTGAGATAAGGATTCCCTGATCGCCTTTAATTCACAAGCAGTCTAAGTaaagggaggagggaggagggggagggagagggagagggagaggggaaggggagttGGAGGTGAGGCAGTGGGAGTGGTTTGAGGAGGAGGGAGTGGTGAGGTTGTAACTGTCAGATCTTGACACACGGCTATCATTTCAGCTGGGACAGAAAATGGTCATTAAGAGTCTGTTataaaatttgaatattcagcacaaaaaaaGCAAGTTGCTATGACTCTATTGTTTTGTGAATATGAATATACTGATAATGCAAaatacattaattttgataaagaGTGCTATATTCTGTTATCAGTTGATTGTGCTTCTAAATACCATTTACCTTGGACCTGATGGTAAATACGCTATCGTGGTATAACCACGAAAGGAAGTAAAGGCTTTTAGGCCTTCACCATTAGTGGTACCGAGGAAGGATTTCAGGAAATGAATCAAGTTGTATCAGGGCTATTGCGTGTCGGGGTATTAGCATCAAACCACGCACAAAGTTGTCGGATTAGTCGGAAACCTTTTTTCTTGCGACATTGCCTACCTGGTACCACGGTCTGTTTGTCTTTTCACTCTCCCCTGATCCTCATTAAACATTGGTTTGTCCTGTTTTTTATTGTGATTGACCCAAAAATATGCTGAATGAGAGGTTTTTTTATTCCAAGAATACATTGTCATTATGACACTTTGGAATAACTTACGGACCATAAGTTATGGTACACATTCAGACAAATAGTGGTTCACTTCCCAGTGATTAAAGGAACAAAGTATTTGGTGACGCTGAACGAACCCATCACATGACCGCACCAATATCCAGTGAAGACCGTCCTGCCCAGTTTACAGGTCACCATCTCAAATTGATGCAAAGATTGTCACAAAATCATGAATACCTTATCAATTAGATATTCCTGAAAGCAGTAATAATTCCTTCAAAGTTGTTGATGGAACAGTTTTtgtgtttatattatattaccGAAAGGATTGCAAATGCCTCCCGCAAACAGCACAACTTACATCGTATTACTATAGGTTACTTAATAGAATGATTATAGTCTAGTTTGTTTAATTATAACATCTGACATCGTTAAGTGCTTTCACTTCCTTCATGATGTAGGGCATGCATTGTCTAAAGCTTTCCCTTTCTATAGTCCTGCCTTTTAAGTCTCAAAGGATTCTTCCTCTTTATGATAGTTCCTCCTTATAGCATAGTTATAGACTTTGTGAATCGATGAGTTTTCCATCAGAAGGGGGAAGCCTTGATGAGACATCCTGTTCAGTCTAATTGGCCTTAATCCCTTTC carries:
- the LOC139962235 gene encoding uncharacterized protein isoform X13, whose translation is MPERDSSSEAASNRRISSPILRTDDLREAHERLETPPPTKPRKLVTPAVGKRGVDTPVKAIKIQTDRNKNSSKPGGTNDTIYEDRESPQTQSPLRPDGDNRRSGAYTPPNRNRRPDSKISPQGKPPLRREKSITQRREEERQIQKSRAFSNSYELSADLYNKQVEMLERRYGGRQRAQSAARVIQEAYRKYEMNREFQKLRRTRSESRISKYLDHHLRNTKEWGVHSNRAKVMVIEEPPGGEVEARGGGIDQQRLRKSETIDLSEVNGKRSNGPLQHRNNCNNVGPKGIPDSRTTKTLTQTQTSKKVVVKVTLQRNEDGVEVPRFTDSMESSIERRRDFMPPTVDRAGPHKAARSVERKVIITTQNESFIARNTSPVPSRSPSGNFARQGHPAKASMIPIPSDHRGGAVPSPPTRVTGPPNIKSKQPPPPPQRQYGSPNTSPRPSVDYNRSGIDTSTTTQVKVQDVSGSTGRKAVVDTSDSLQSREEDRKEGVSSEQSMGDQYYRDSQSSQQQIDRQDNRAVHYDNTDGQENGKVVIVTPVVTAANIPVQASRKKNHSEGDPLGSSAKEMTFDDRPQYPATNTGISGMEQNGPTHRNNFDFLEIHSPVPSVQIHKPHGAHQKTDHYSSSDSEDSEDEDTRRPRSATSDMGQAEHSQLPKARSMGNMNSPVWKRKAMDPNNKSKSMSLTNGSETLPRSETRESVSSESSGSSKFTGGDDSSSISESVDSLTGELNYNQELFEKRTSAPSLSIPMTATRKRRYRLGVNLFNKKPEKGIKFLVENKFLDNSPNEVAKFLLTHSGFCKQKIGEYLGNLQKDFNMMVLECYVAEMNFKGLPIDEALRKFQSTFRMPGEAQKIERLMEAFSQRYCVCNTDSIRNFRSADTFFILAFAIIMLNTDLHSPNVKSERRMKLDDFIKNLSGIDDNCDVDREYLEGIYMRIKQKPYQPAEDHTNTVIRLERSVIGERPMLAEPHRRLVSSCSLLEINDPTKKDKKHIREVFLLNDMLLITKQYRKKQTVQFGYKKHFSLQGTNALEFSTAYYPFGIRLVSTINEKVLATFCAGHPDDRHKFVSDLRETIQECAEMEEIRIGIQLPVQKSEWEAELERQKNIRKSQNSNTDSGVGLDTASLASNPNLSGSMDSLAPGLSEAALKRTSLSNSLIDIKEASALSVHRSSATSLDSGVSPIDINATMPLPKKSRAPIPQDFKSGRRHGESRHYPDIAET